The window CCGCCGTCAGCATATTCTATGAAATCGAAAGGTTGAGTGCATATCTCACAGATTCAGGAAAAATACATTCATTGGAGGATTACAGGCATGAGAATCAATCGGATGAATCGTCTCTTTTTTATTGCAATGACAGTTACTGCTGTCGGGCTCACTGGGTGTGCAAAAAAGACTGTAAAGACTGAGGCGCCGTGTACAACACCCGTTACGTCCTCCTCGGATTCTCTTGCTGGAGCTACCGAGGAAGACAAGGGTATTCGTTACGCGGAAAATATTTCCGAGGGACGAACAAGCGGTCCCATGCTCCCTGTGTATTTCGATTTTGACCAGTACACCATCAGGAGCGACATGGTATCCCGAATAGAAGGAAATGCGACGTTTCTGAAGGACAATCCGGAAGTGCGTGTCGAGATCCAGGGAAACTGCGACGAACGAGGAACGAACGAATACAACCTCGCCCTTGGGGAAAAGCGGGCCATGAGCGCAAAGAAGTACCTCATGAACTTAGGGGTGCGTGGAGATCGGATCGACACCGTGAGCCTGGGCGAGGAGGCCCCGCTGGATCCAGGGCATGACGAAGCAGCCTGGAAGGTGAACAGACGGGACGATTTCGTCATCATCTCCCGATAGGACTTTAAAAAACACATACAAGGGATGTTCTGGAGGCCCTGTCCAATGCCAAAAGCCGGAGGGGTCTCCTTGTTTTTTGAAAGAGGCTATCTGAGAAATCCGCTGGAGGGTGGCAGTATGACGGGAAAAATGGCTACCGTGTTGATTGCGGCTGGTTTGTTTTTTGTCCCAGTTTCCATGTGCATGGCAGAGTCGGGAAAGATCGCCGTTATCACCATGCAAAAGATCGTGAAACAATCTCAATCGGGCAAAAAGGCCACTGAGGAACTCCAGAAAAAGTTTGAATCCCTCCAGAAGTCTCTCCA is drawn from Deltaproteobacteria bacterium and contains these coding sequences:
- the pal gene encoding peptidoglycan-associated lipoprotein Pal; this translates as MTVTAVGLTGCAKKTVKTEAPCTTPVTSSSDSLAGATEEDKGIRYAENISEGRTSGPMLPVYFDFDQYTIRSDMVSRIEGNATFLKDNPEVRVEIQGNCDERGTNEYNLALGEKRAMSAKKYLMNLGVRGDRIDTVSLGEEAPLDPGHDEAAWKVNRRDDFVIISR